One genomic segment of Clostridium saccharoperbutylacetonicum N1-4(HMT) includes these proteins:
- the pflA gene encoding pyruvate formate-lyase-activating protein, which translates to MAVGKIHSIETMGLVDGPGIRVVVFLQGCALRCKFCHNPDTWAMNGGEEYTPEQLVKKIERFKSYFSSSGGGVTFSGGEPLRQPEFLLECLKLCKSKGINTCIDTAGYGFGDYDEILKYTDLVLFDIKHITREGYKNITLMEIDESLNFLEAMKRNNTKMWIRHVVVPGITDGVEHLKELKEYIDTIPNVEKVELLPYHLLGKNKYDTLEIKYPLEGVKAMDKDLLKKYQKEIFEK; encoded by the coding sequence GTGGCGGTAGGAAAAATTCATTCAATAGAAACAATGGGACTTGTAGATGGACCTGGAATTAGAGTTGTTGTATTTTTGCAAGGTTGTGCTTTACGGTGTAAGTTTTGTCACAATCCTGATACTTGGGCTATGAATGGTGGAGAAGAATATACTCCAGAGCAATTAGTGAAAAAAATAGAAAGATTTAAATCCTATTTTTCAAGCAGCGGAGGAGGGGTTACCTTTTCCGGAGGAGAGCCGCTAAGACAACCAGAATTTTTATTGGAATGTTTAAAATTATGTAAAAGCAAAGGTATAAACACTTGTATAGATACTGCAGGATATGGCTTTGGTGATTATGATGAAATTTTGAAATATACTGATTTAGTTTTATTTGATATAAAGCATATTACTAGAGAAGGATATAAGAATATCACTTTAATGGAAATAGACGAATCTTTAAATTTTTTAGAAGCTATGAAAAGAAATAATACTAAAATGTGGATAAGACATGTTGTTGTTCCTGGAATAACAGATGGTGTGGAGCATTTAAAAGAATTAAAGGAATATATAGATACAATACCTAATGTTGAAAAAGTGGAATTACTTCCGTATCATTTACTTGGAAAGAATAAGTATGATACTTTGGAAATAAAATATCCTCTTGAAGGTGTAAAGGCAATGGATAAAGATTTACTTAAAAAGTATCAAAAAGAAATATTCGAGAAATAA
- a CDS encoding Crp/Fnr family transcriptional regulator: MNNQCMNCCNNSVGQFCASKVPIFENLNDEEIIEIADIIEHKEFAKGDTIFIEGDVAKTLYFINQGKIKLYKYTKDGKEQILHVLSGRDFFGELELIKPSKYGFNAKAIENSKICTITKDEMRAIMMRNPEIGIKILEAVAERLARIESLVQNLATNDVDSRMAYLLIDLAEKYGENKDGKIYIKLPLSRVEMANYIGVTRETISRKLKKLEVEKLIEIIGTKTIVILDKDGLQDYI; the protein is encoded by the coding sequence GTGAATAATCAGTGTATGAATTGCTGCAATAATTCTGTAGGTCAGTTTTGTGCAAGTAAAGTTCCAATATTTGAAAATTTAAATGATGAAGAAATTATAGAAATTGCAGATATTATAGAACATAAGGAATTTGCAAAGGGAGATACTATTTTTATAGAAGGAGATGTTGCTAAGACCTTATATTTTATAAATCAAGGAAAGATAAAATTATATAAATATACGAAAGATGGAAAAGAACAAATTTTACATGTACTTTCTGGGAGAGATTTTTTCGGTGAATTAGAGCTTATAAAACCATCTAAATATGGATTTAATGCTAAAGCAATTGAGAATTCAAAAATATGTACTATTACTAAAGATGAAATGAGAGCCATAATGATGAGGAATCCGGAAATTGGAATAAAAATTCTAGAAGCTGTTGCAGAAAGGCTAGCGAGAATTGAAAGTCTAGTTCAAAATCTTGCAACTAATGATGTGGATTCAAGAATGGCTTATTTATTAATTGATTTAGCAGAAAAATATGGTGAAAATAAAGATGGAAAAATATATATTAAATTACCATTATCAAGAGTAGAAATGGCAAATTATATTGGTGTTACTAGAGAAACCATAAGTAGAAAACTAAAAAAGCTTGAAGTTGAAAAACTAATTGAAATAATAGGAACAAAAACAATTGTAATCCTTGATAAGGACGGATTACAAGATTATATTTAA
- a CDS encoding nitrite/sulfite reductase: MIRPRIFGGCITIDQLEIISNMAKKYGGNQIRFTSRQEIQLLSVKKEVSSEVLEELSKAGLTTKATNDQWKINVACSPLSGVAEDEAFDVTPYMQAVVDLMMKGPRTLNSPKKYKIAFSNNFEDTANATIADIGFIAKTVNGKRGFEVYVAGGLGKNPRVGIKLEEFIEDKYVLNYVQAMKQLFEREGDGNDRRKARLRFVLKSLGEEKFIEKFKNELNKVKSEKNLELNIKHDQDKIEKAKKVTEKDCKDKYGNRIINQKQDGYYSVHVHPTNGNISINNLEDILKFIRDLDYAVSIRLNLTQGFFVRDLNKLDAEKLVDLTSYFSSKFSIDNSVVCAGARICKFGINNSQALLYKLIETFKDKSFEIKNALPEIIISGCSNSCAQPQKSIIGLIGKKRYTEDGLVPVYSILFNEKIGRDAEKLGEIYGEVPAKRVPSFFEELAKLKVEAECKDFGIFIENKEREIRALVKKHSYIEGINGNPDIYSDFE, encoded by the coding sequence ATGATACGACCGAGAATTTTTGGCGGATGTATAACAATTGATCAATTGGAAATAATAAGTAATATGGCAAAGAAATATGGAGGAAATCAAATACGCTTCACCTCAAGGCAGGAAATTCAACTGTTGTCAGTTAAAAAGGAAGTTTCTAGTGAGGTATTAGAGGAACTTAGTAAAGCTGGATTGACTACTAAGGCTACTAATGACCAATGGAAAATAAATGTTGCATGTTCTCCTCTTTCAGGAGTAGCAGAAGATGAAGCTTTTGATGTTACACCATATATGCAAGCTGTTGTTGATTTAATGATGAAAGGTCCTAGAACTTTAAATTCGCCTAAAAAATATAAGATAGCTTTTTCAAATAATTTTGAAGATACAGCTAATGCAACCATTGCAGATATAGGATTTATAGCTAAAACTGTTAATGGAAAAAGGGGCTTTGAAGTATATGTGGCTGGTGGTTTAGGTAAGAATCCAAGAGTTGGTATAAAGCTTGAAGAATTTATTGAAGACAAATATGTATTAAATTATGTACAAGCTATGAAGCAACTTTTTGAAAGAGAAGGGGACGGAAACGATAGACGAAAAGCTAGATTAAGATTTGTTCTTAAAAGCTTAGGAGAAGAAAAATTTATAGAAAAATTCAAAAATGAATTAAATAAAGTTAAAAGTGAAAAAAATTTAGAACTTAATATAAAGCATGATCAGGATAAAATAGAAAAAGCAAAAAAAGTTACTGAAAAAGATTGTAAGGACAAATATGGCAATAGAATAATCAATCAAAAACAAGATGGGTATTATTCGGTACATGTTCACCCTACGAATGGCAATATTTCTATTAATAATTTAGAGGATATTTTGAAATTTATAAGGGATTTAGATTATGCAGTATCTATAAGATTAAATTTGACACAAGGATTTTTTGTTAGAGATTTAAATAAACTTGATGCAGAAAAACTAGTGGATTTAACCTCATATTTTTCCTCTAAATTTAGTATAGACAATTCAGTGGTTTGTGCTGGAGCTAGGATTTGTAAATTTGGAATAAATAATTCACAAGCACTACTATATAAGCTTATTGAAACCTTCAAAGACAAATCTTTTGAAATAAAAAATGCTTTACCAGAAATAATTATTTCTGGCTGCTCAAATTCATGCGCTCAACCTCAAAAGAGTATAATTGGACTTATTGGAAAGAAAAGATATACTGAAGATGGACTTGTACCAGTATACTCTATATTATTTAATGAAAAAATAGGAAGAGATGCTGAGAAGCTTGGAGAAATATATGGAGAAGTTCCAGCAAAAAGGGTACCTAGCTTTTTTGAAGAATTGGCAAAATTGAAAGTGGAAGCTGAATGTAAAGATTTTGGCATTTTTATAGAAAATAAAGAAAGAGAAATAAGGGCATTAGTAAAGAAGCATTCATATATAGAGGGTATTAATGGAAATCCAGATATATATTCTGATTTTGAATAA
- a CDS encoding LysR family transcriptional regulator — MDNDLLTTFIYLARLKNFTKTADQLHVVQSTITSRIKHLESNIGETLFIRTNKNVELTNAGEAFLPYAKQLLSLQESAIFHLRNLELFNDTLNIGVVHSIYDCHVQEMILKYMQQNKKIAIKVTIEHSENLIQMLHEDQLDIAFIYWDIKSPKFVCEPFFSDKIILLTGAQNRKLISSGITNEELRNLPLLCSAIQTDSFTEWFYSIFPKNYVYPLDINISSNIITFLKEGIGYSFLLESAAKKFIQDGSLIEVKLLESTPPSMESYLLINKQRINSIGVTQWLKEFIPQMLLN, encoded by the coding sequence ATGGATAATGATCTTTTAACAACTTTCATCTATTTAGCTAGGCTTAAAAACTTTACAAAGACAGCTGATCAGCTTCATGTAGTCCAATCTACTATCACTAGTAGAATAAAACATTTAGAATCTAATATAGGTGAGACATTATTTATACGAACAAATAAAAATGTTGAGTTAACAAACGCAGGTGAAGCTTTTCTCCCTTATGCAAAGCAATTACTTAGTTTGCAAGAATCTGCTATTTTCCACCTTAGAAATCTTGAATTATTTAATGATACACTTAATATTGGAGTTGTACACTCTATTTATGACTGCCATGTTCAAGAAATGATTCTTAAATATATGCAGCAAAACAAAAAAATTGCTATAAAAGTAACTATTGAACACAGTGAAAATCTTATACAAATGCTCCATGAAGATCAATTAGATATTGCATTTATATATTGGGACATTAAGTCTCCTAAATTTGTATGTGAGCCTTTCTTTAGTGATAAAATTATACTACTAACTGGAGCACAGAATAGAAAATTAATCTCTAGTGGAATAACAAACGAAGAACTTAGGAATCTTCCATTATTGTGCTCAGCTATTCAAACTGATTCATTTACAGAATGGTTCTACTCAATTTTCCCGAAAAATTATGTTTATCCTTTAGATATAAATATTAGCAGTAATATTATTACATTTTTAAAAGAAGGAATAGGATATAGTTTTTTATTAGAATCTGCTGCTAAGAAGTTTATTCAAGATGGCTCACTAATTGAAGTAAAATTACTTGAAAGTACTCCACCAAGCATGGAAAGCTATCTCCTAATTAATAAGCAGAGAATTAATTCAATTGGAGTAACTCAGTGGCTTAAAGAGTTTATTCCACAAATGCTTCTTAATTAA
- a CDS encoding DUF975 family protein, translating to MWSRKELKERAKAILAVNYWNAFLISIIIALVGGNNLLSGGNHHFNNSRHSIFFNFYHNSFIHWKVMSFSLSAILILLAIRIFIGYCLEVGGRKYFINSAQYLYDKKCFSFGFYEEHYLGIIKAMLATKILIFIWSLLLVIPGIIKSYSYRMVPYILADNPNIGVEKAISLSNEMTMGHKLDMFVLDLSFLGWYLLDTLAFGIGIFFVMPYDNATKAELYLSLRENALRNNLCSYNDLLL from the coding sequence ATGTGGAGTAGAAAAGAACTAAAAGAAAGAGCTAAAGCTATTTTAGCCGTAAACTATTGGAATGCATTTTTAATTAGTATAATAATTGCTTTAGTAGGTGGTAATAATTTATTGAGTGGCGGTAATCATCACTTTAATAACTCAAGACATTCTATTTTTTTTAATTTTTATCATAACAGCTTTATTCATTGGAAAGTCATGTCATTTTCTTTATCTGCAATTCTGATATTATTGGCTATTCGTATTTTTATTGGATATTGCTTAGAAGTGGGTGGAAGAAAATATTTTATTAACTCGGCTCAATATCTCTATGATAAAAAATGCTTTAGTTTTGGCTTTTACGAAGAACATTATCTTGGAATAATAAAAGCAATGCTAGCAACAAAGATTTTAATTTTTATTTGGAGCTTGTTATTAGTTATACCTGGCATAATAAAATCATATTCTTATAGAATGGTACCATACATTCTTGCTGACAATCCTAATATAGGAGTTGAAAAGGCAATTTCCTTAAGTAACGAAATGACCATGGGACATAAATTAGATATGTTTGTATTAGATTTATCATTTTTGGGTTGGTACTTATTAGATACACTAGCATTTGGAATAGGAATATTTTTTGTAATGCCATATGATAATGCCACCAAAGCTGAGCTCTATTTATCATTAAGAGAAAATGCTTTAAGAAATAATTTATGCTCTTATAATGATTTATTATTATAA
- the pflB gene encoding formate C-acetyltransferase: MFKQWEGFKEGTWQEGIDVRNFIQKNYKLYEGDSSFLEDKTEKTSKVWEKAYALIVEEVKKGIIDVATDRVSGIDNYEAGYIDKDNEVIVGLQTDAPLKRIVNPFGGLRMVQSSLKEYGYELDPEIEKHFSKYRKTHNEGVFDGYTKEIRAARSAGLLTGLPDAYGRGRIIGDYRRVALYGIDYLIEEKKRDLDNLNGDMLDELVRKREEVSMQIRALSEIKSMAAKYGIDISKPAANAKEAAQHLYFGYLAGIKENNGAATSFGRTSTFLDIYLERDLEAGVITEKEAQEIVDQLIIKLRLVRHLRTPEYNELFGGDPTWVTESIGGMGINGKSLVTKNSFRYLHTLINLGTSAEPNLTVLWSDKLPENFKKYCAEISIKTDSIQYESDEVMRPVYGDDYAIACCVSAMKVGKQMQFFGARANIAKSLLYAINGGVDELKGIKVVPGIEPIKDEILDFKKVKENYNKVLEYVAKVYVDTMNIIHFMHDKYAYEAGQMALHDTAVERLMAFGIAGLSVAIDSLSAIKFAKVKPIRNEAGITVDFEVEGDFPKYGNDDDRADDLGVELVTRFSNELKKHPLYRNAKHTLSALTITSNVMYGKKTGTTPDGRKKGEPLAPGANPMHGRDINGALASLNSVAKIPYNEICQDGVSNTFSIVPDALGKDENQKTTNLVAILDGYFVQGAHHLNVNVLNRQTLIDAMENPDKYPTLTIRVSGYAVNFSRLSKEQQLEVISRTFHESI, translated from the coding sequence ATGTTTAAACAATGGGAAGGCTTTAAAGAAGGAACTTGGCAAGAAGGAATAGATGTAAGGAACTTTATACAAAAAAATTATAAATTATACGAAGGTGATTCAAGCTTCTTAGAAGATAAAACTGAAAAGACAAGTAAAGTATGGGAAAAAGCATATGCTCTTATAGTTGAAGAGGTTAAAAAAGGAATAATTGATGTTGCTACAGATAGAGTATCAGGAATTGATAACTACGAAGCAGGATATATTGATAAAGACAATGAAGTTATAGTTGGACTTCAAACAGATGCACCACTAAAGAGAATAGTAAATCCATTTGGCGGACTTAGAATGGTTCAAAGTTCATTAAAGGAATATGGCTATGAATTAGATCCAGAAATAGAAAAGCATTTTTCTAAGTACAGAAAAACTCATAATGAAGGGGTTTTTGATGGATATACTAAAGAAATCAGAGCAGCAAGAAGTGCAGGCCTTCTAACAGGACTTCCAGATGCATATGGAAGAGGAAGAATAATCGGGGACTATAGAAGAGTAGCTCTTTATGGAATTGATTATTTAATAGAAGAAAAGAAAAGAGATTTAGATAATTTAAATGGAGATATGCTTGATGAATTAGTAAGAAAAAGAGAAGAAGTATCAATGCAAATCAGAGCTTTAAGTGAAATTAAATCTATGGCAGCTAAATATGGAATAGACATATCAAAACCAGCTGCAAATGCAAAAGAAGCAGCTCAACATTTATATTTTGGATATTTAGCAGGAATTAAAGAAAACAATGGAGCAGCAACTTCTTTTGGAAGAACTTCAACCTTCTTAGATATATATCTTGAAAGAGATCTAGAAGCAGGAGTTATAACAGAAAAAGAAGCTCAAGAAATTGTAGATCAATTAATTATAAAATTAAGATTAGTTAGACACTTAAGAACTCCAGAATACAATGAATTATTTGGTGGAGATCCTACATGGGTAACAGAATCAATTGGTGGAATGGGGATCAATGGTAAATCACTTGTAACTAAGAACTCTTTTAGATATCTTCATACTTTAATTAATCTTGGAACTTCAGCAGAACCAAACTTAACAGTTTTATGGTCAGATAAATTACCAGAAAACTTTAAGAAGTATTGTGCAGAAATTTCAATAAAAACAGATTCTATTCAATATGAAAGCGATGAAGTTATGAGACCAGTTTATGGTGATGATTATGCCATAGCATGTTGTGTATCAGCAATGAAGGTTGGTAAGCAAATGCAGTTCTTTGGAGCTAGAGCAAATATAGCTAAATCTCTTTTATATGCAATCAATGGTGGAGTAGATGAATTAAAAGGGATTAAGGTTGTACCAGGAATTGAACCTATAAAAGACGAGATTTTAGACTTTAAGAAAGTTAAAGAAAATTATAATAAGGTATTAGAATATGTTGCTAAGGTTTATGTAGACACTATGAACATAATTCACTTTATGCATGATAAATATGCTTATGAAGCAGGTCAAATGGCACTTCATGATACAGCAGTAGAAAGATTAATGGCTTTTGGAATAGCAGGTCTTTCAGTAGCTATAGATTCCTTGTCAGCAATAAAATTTGCAAAGGTTAAGCCAATCAGAAATGAAGCAGGTATAACAGTAGACTTTGAAGTTGAAGGGGATTTCCCTAAGTACGGAAATGATGATGATAGAGCAGATGATTTAGGTGTTGAATTAGTTACTAGATTTTCAAATGAACTTAAGAAACATCCTTTATATAGAAATGCAAAACACACATTATCAGCATTAACAATAACTTCAAATGTTATGTATGGAAAGAAAACAGGAACAACTCCAGATGGAAGAAAGAAAGGCGAACCATTAGCGCCAGGAGCAAATCCAATGCATGGAAGAGATATAAATGGAGCATTAGCATCATTAAATTCAGTGGCTAAGATACCATATAATGAAATCTGTCAGGATGGAGTGTCAAATACTTTTTCAATAGTACCAGATGCCTTAGGAAAAGATGAAAATCAAAAGACTACTAACCTAGTAGCAATACTAGATGGGTATTTTGTACAAGGAGCACATCACTTAAATGTTAATGTTCTTAATAGACAAACTTTGATTGATGCAATGGAAAATCCAGATAAATATCCAACTTTAACAATAAGAGTTTCAGGATATGCTGTTAACTTTAGCAGATTATCTAAGGAACAACAATTAGAAGTTATAAGTAGAACTTTCCATGAAAGCATTTAA
- a CDS encoding cysteine hydrolase family protein, with amino-acid sequence MSSIVLMIVDVQNELIKNHPYNEKKVIENIKKLILEARKNEHKVIYVRHDDGIGSELEKGTDGWQIYDEIAPDDNEYIIEKEYNSAFHKTELRNYLEEKGITTIILVGLQTEYCMDATLKSAFDYEYKIIIPEDTNSTFDNEYLSGEKLYEFYNYKIWNNRFASVIPMEDTVKILRNN; translated from the coding sequence ATGAGTAGTATTGTTTTAATGATTGTAGATGTTCAAAATGAATTGATTAAGAATCATCCGTATAATGAAAAAAAAGTTATTGAGAATATTAAAAAACTAATCCTAGAAGCCAGAAAAAATGAGCATAAAGTTATATATGTACGTCATGATGATGGGATTGGCAGTGAATTGGAAAAGGGTACAGACGGCTGGCAGATTTATGATGAAATAGCACCTGACGATAATGAGTATATCATTGAAAAAGAATATAATAGCGCTTTTCATAAAACTGAATTAAGAAATTACTTGGAGGAAAAAGGCATTACTACAATTATTCTTGTAGGGTTACAAACAGAATATTGCATGGATGCCACTTTAAAAAGTGCTTTTGATTATGAATATAAAATAATTATTCCAGAAGATACAAATTCAACTTTTGATAATGAGTATCTATCTGGTGAGAAACTTTATGAATTTTATAATTATAAAATTTGGAATAATCGATTTGCTAGTGTTATTCCAATGGAAGATACAGTGAAAATTTTAAGGAATAACTGA